TGTCATTTTGCTCTTTCAGAATAGATTAAGTTTTTGTTGGTTAGAGTTACTAAAGGGTTTTGCTTATATTCTAGAGCAAAAATTAACATAATCTGTATATATGATATTTTTACGATTTTAAGTGTTATTGAAAGCGGTTGCCGCAAGCGGTTTAATAAGACTATGAGCTAAGCAATAAGATAGAAGGTGACGATTTTGGGAAAGAAATACATTGCAATCGATATCGGTGCTTCAAGTGGCCGATTAATGCTAGGTTACTTACAAAATGAACAATTAAAAATTCAAGAACTGCATCGCTTCAAAAATGATTTTCATAAAGAAAATGAACGTGATTGTTGGGACATTGATTATTTAGTCCAACAAATTCTATTGGGTTTAGAAAAAGCCAAAGCGCAAGGTATCGATTCAGCAACGCTTGGTATTGATACTTGGGGTGTTGATTATATCTTGGTCGGTGACGACGGACAGAAACTGGCAGATCCAGTAAGCTATCGTGATCACCGGACACAAAGCGCCTTTAATGAGCTAACAGCGCAATATTCAAAAGACTATATTTACGAAAAAACAGGGATTCAATTTTTAAACTTTAATACGTTGTATCAACTCTATTCTGAAAACCAAAAGATGTTGCAAGCGACGGATAAAATTTTGATGGTACCCGATTACCTAGGTTATGTTTTAACCGGCAATTCGGTAACTGAGGTCACAAACGCATCAACGACGCAAATGTTGAACTTGCGAGAAGGGCTTTTCGATAATCATTTATTGGAAAAACTAAAGGTTTCGGCCCATCAATTCCCACATTTAGTTGAGGCTGGCACCTATCTGGGTAAGATTACGAATAAATGGCACCGCCAATATGCCATTCCAGAATGCGACGTGATTACAGTAGCGACCCACGACACAGCTTCGGCGGTTGTTGGGACACCAGGTGTTGGCGATAAATGGGCTTTTCTAAGCTCAGGCACTTGGTCGTTGATTGGCCGTGAATTGAACGTTCCGGAAAATGGGCAAGCGGCCTTTGAACAAAACTACACCAATGAATGGGGCGCATATGGCACTTACCGTTTCTTGAAGAACATCATGGGTTTGTGGATGGTCCAACGAATCAAAGCAGAGCTTAAGAATAAATACAGTTTTGCAGAGATGGCGGCATTAGCGGCTAAGGAGAAACCATTCCAGCAATTTATGGACGTCAACGACGACTGTTTCATTAACCCTGAGAGCATGATTCAAGCTATTCAAGACTATTGTCAAAAAACGGGGCAAAAAATGCCTCATTCAGTTGGCGAACTCGTCAACGCAGTTTATTCCAACTTAGCACTTGATTATGCGACCCAATTAGGCGTTCTAGCAGAGATCACCGCTAAACCCGTTGAGCAACTCAATATCGTCGGTGGTGGTAGCAATGTCGCTTACCTCAATCAATTAACCAGTGACTTGGCACAAATGCCAGTCGTCGCTGGACCGGGTGAAGCAACTGCCATCGGGAATTTAATCGTCCAGATGATTAGTACCCACGAACTACAAGATGTCGCAGCGGGTCGAAAAGTTATTCAAGCCTCATTTGATCTGAAGACTTTCACGCCACAAACCACTTACAGTGATGTCTTAACCAATTACCAACAATTTCTTAAAACACTTAAAGAGGTGGCCAGCAATTGAAACGAATCGCACAAATTATGTATTTAAAACCAGATCAGGCGGCCGAATATGAAAAACGGCACGCGCAGTTATGGCCAGAAATGCAACAAGCACTTAACCAATATGGTGCCCGCAATTATTCGATCTTTTTAGAACATGCAACCGGCCATTTATTCGCCTATTTAGAAGTAAAAGACGAGGCGCAATATCAAAAAATCGCCGATACCGATATTTGTCGAAAATGGTGGCATTATATGGCACCACTCATGAAAACTAACACCGACGAAAGTCCGGTAGCAGTCGACCTACAAGAAGTATTTCATTTAGAGGAGGAGCATCATGAATAAAGTCGCATCAGCATATGAAATCGCAAAAGAACGCTACGCAGCAATTGGCGTTGATACCGAAGCCGTTTTAAAGGCACTAGGACAAGTTAAATTATCAATCCATAGTTGGCAAGGGGATGACGTTCATGGCTTCTTGTTCCCCAACCAAGAATTAACCGGTGGGATCGGTGTTAGTGGTAATTACCCAGGAGTTGCGACCACCCCTGATCAATTGAGCAGTGATTTATCAAAAGCACTCTCATTGATTCCTGGCCAACATAAAGTCCAATTACACGCCATTTACGCGGTAACTGATCAAAAGAAAGATTTAGACGAATTAGAACCAGAAGATTTCAAATATTGGGTAGATTGGGCTAAAAAAGAAGGTGTAGGCCTTGATATGAACGGCACATTCTTCTCACATCCCATGTTAAAAGATGGCTTTACATTAGCTAGTCCTGACAAAGCGGTTCGCGATTTCTGGATTGAACATGGTAAACGAAGCCGTAAAATTGCTAACTATTTTGGTAAAGAATTAGGCCAACAATCCGTTAATAATTTCTGGATTCCAGATGGTTACAAAGATAATCCAATTGATAAATTAACACCGCGGTTACGTTTAATTGATTCATTGGATGAAATTATTAAAGACCCATTACCAGAACAAAATACGATTGAAACTTTCGAAGGTAAGTTATTCGGAACCGGGGTCGAATCTTACACAGTTGGCTCACATGAATTCTATGCCAACTACGCCTTAACGCGTCAAAAACTCTGGACAATCGATGCTGGTCATTTCCACCCAACAGAAGATGTTTCTGATAAGTTCTCAGCCTTCTTGCCATTTGGTAAAGGTTTGATGCTCCACGTTTCACGGCCAGTACGTTGGGATAGTGACCACGTGGTTATCATGGACGATGCTTTGATTCGCATGATGCGCTCATTAGTTCGCGATGATTTATTAAGCAAAACAAATATCGGTTTAGATTTCTTCGATGCCACAATCAACCGAATTGCTGGTTGGGTAATCGGTGCACGTGCAACACAAAAGGCCGTTTTAATGGGCATGTTAGCCCCAATCGACACGCTTAAAGCAATGGAAATTGATGGTGATTTAACGAAACGCCTTGCGATTACCGAAGAATTGAAATCATATCCATTTGGTGCTGTTTGGGATGAATTCTGTGCACGTCAAAACGTACCAGTTGGCACAGATTGGCTGGCTGATGTTGATCAATATGAAAAAGATGTTTTACTAAAACGCTAAGCGAAAGAGGAATGAGAGAAATGACAAAATTTATTAATTCACCACTTGTAAAAGAAGTTGCTAAAATTACCTTTAGATTATACGATCACGGTTGGGATGAACGAAATGGTGGTAACGTCAGCTATCGGATTCTCCCTGAAGAATTAACGGATTATGATGACATCCAAACAGTTAAAAGAACAATTCCAATTAACTTTGATGGCCGCGATTTAGCCGGTATGTATTTCTTGGTCTCAGCAACTGGTCGTTATTTCAAAAATATCATCGATTTCCCAGAACGTGATTTAGGCTTAGTACGCATCACAGAAGACGGTAAAGCAGTAGACTTGTTATGGGGCTATTCAGACGGGGCAGCACCTACTAGTGAATTCCCAACGCATTTGATGGGTCATCAAGCCCGTTTGGCAGAACACAGCGACCAACGAGTAGTTATGCATTGTCACCCAACAAACTTAATCGCTATGACATTTACGCAAAAATTAGACGAAAAAATCTTCAGCCGGATTTTATGGAAGATGCAAACTGAATCATTAGTGGTCTTCCCAGAAGGTATCGGCATCATTCCTTGGATGGTACCCGGTACGAACCAAATTGGTGAAGCTACAGCTGCTAAATTGAAAGATTTCCGGGCTGTTATCTGGCCACAACATGGCTTATTCGGCACTGGTGCAACGATTGACGAAGCTTTTGGCTTAATCGAAACAATTGAAAAAGCAGCTCAAATTTGGACTGTCATTCAACAACAAGGTGGCAAGATTGAACAAACTATTACTGATCAAGACCTCTTAGACCTTGCTAAAGTCTTCAATGTTCAACCAAATCGGGCATTTATTTAATCCGACTGAAAACGCTTGTATTTTTCGAACAAATGCGTTATATTTACAATATAATTTATTTATAGAGAATTAGGTTTCTCTATAAGAAATATTTTGAGGAGGATTATCATGACTTTTTCAATGCAAACAAACTACTCACACAGCCCGGAAGATATTCGCCACTATTCAACCGAAAAATTACGGGAACAATTCTTAGTTGAAAAATTATTCAACGCAGGCGACATTCTCTTAACTTATACTTACAACGATCGGATGATCTTTGGTGGGGTCACACCTGCTGCTGAACCACTTGAAATCAAATTAGACAAAGACTTAGGTGTTGATTATTTCTTACAACGCCGTGAATTAGGCATTATCAACATTGGTGGTGCTGGTTCAATCACAATCGATGGTCAAAAAGAATCAATGGTTCAACACGATGGTTACTACGTCGGTATGGGAATCAAACATGTGGTCTTTGAATCAGACGACATTAACAATCCTGCTAAATTCTACGTGGTTTCAACACCAGCCCACAAAAACTATCCTAACAAGAAATTGCCATTTGCCAATGCTTTAGCTAAACCAATTGGCGATCAAGCACATATGAACAAACGGACAATTTACAAGTATATCGATGCAACGCAAATGGATACTTGTCAATTACAAATGGGCTACACAGTCTTAGAACCAGGTTCATCATGGAATACAATGCCAGCGCACACCCATGCACGTCGGATGGAAACATACATGTACTTCGAATTCTCAGAACCTGATACAAAAGTTTTCCACTACATGGGTGCCCCTGAAGAATCAAAACATATTGTGATGGGCAATGAACAAGCCGTTGTTAACCCAAGTTGGTCAATTCACTGTGGTGTTGGGACAACCAACTATTCATTCATCTGGGCAATGTGTGGCGAAAACCAAACATATGATGATATGGATGCCGTTTCAATGGACGACTTAAAATAAAAATTAACCATATATAAAGGAGTTTACCTAATCATGGCACAATCAATTGAAGAAATTAAAGCAAACGAAGCAGCACTAGATCAATTCAAAATGAACTTTTTCGACTTAACTGGTAAAGTTGCCGTTGTGACTGGTGGTAATACTGGTTTAGGCCAAGGCTATGCCGTTGCATTAGCTGAAGCTGGCGCAGACATTTTCATCCCAACATTCGGGACTGCCGAATGGGACGAAACACGCGCAATGATCGAAAAACGTGGCCGCAAGGTTGAATTCATGGATGTTGATTTAACAAAAGAAGGCGTTGCTGAAGAAGTTGTTAAAACAGTTATCGAAAAATTCGGTCACATTGATATCTTAGTTAATAACGCTGGTATGATTCGTCGTAACCCATTACTTGAATCATCAGATAAAGATTGGGATATGGTGATTAACATCAACTTGAACGCTGTTTACCACATGTCAATGGCCGCTGCTAAAGAAATGGCTAAACAAAAATCAGGTAAGATTATCAACATTGGTTCAATGTTATCATTCCAAGGTGGTAAGTTCATTCCTTCATACACTGCTTCAAAACATGGTGTTGCTGGTTTAACAAAATCATTTGCAAGTGAACTTGGCGAATACAACATCCAAGTAAACGCGATTGCACCTGGTTACATCAAGACTGCTAACACAGCACCAATTCGTGCCGACAAAGCACGTAATAAAGAAATTCTTGATCGGATTCCTGCTGGACACTGGGCAGAACCACATGAATTAATGGGCGTTGCTGTCTTCTTAGCAAGCAAAGCATCAGATTACGTTACTGGACATATCTTAGCCGTAGATGGTGGCTACTTAGTACGTTAAAAACTTAGAAGGCGGCCAGTTGGTCGCCTTTTTTTATGGTGGGTGAGAACAATGACAAAAAGCTTTTTAACAATCGGTGAACCAATGGCGGTTTTTAGTGCAGACGAACCAGATGTTAGTTTAGAAGCAGCCAAACATTTTACACGTTACATCGCTGGCGCAGAATTGAACGTTGCGATTGGTTTAGCACGTCTAAAACATCAAGCCACTTATCTAACTGCATTAGGCGAAGATCCATTCGGAGTTTCAATTAAACAAGAAATTAAAGATAACCAAATTGATACGCAATATATCGAAACAATGCCGGATTATTGGACGGGCTTTTATTTGAAACAACGCGTTACAACTGGTGATCCTGCGGTTTATTTCTACCGGAAGAATTCGGCCGCTGCTCATTTTAATCAACAGATTATTGATCAGGTTGATTTCAGTCAGGTAGGATTAATTCATCTTTCTGGGATTATGGCTGGTATTTCGGAAAACGGCCTTGTGGCGGTTCAAAAACTTTTTGAAAAAGCCCAAGCCAACCAGATTACGACGACTTTCGATCCGAATATTCGCAAACCACTTTGGTCTTCGGAAGAAAAAATGATTACCACCCTTAATGCGCTTGCTAAGGAAGCGACTATCATTTTGCCAGGCATCAATGAAGGTGAATTATTGATGGGCTCGCGCGATCCGAAGGCGATTGCTGATTTTTATTTGAACCGAAGTGACATCACCCAGACCGTGATTGTCAAATTAGGACCAGCCGGTGCTTATATTCAAACCAAAGCAGGCGAATCGATAACGGTTAGTGGCTATCACGTTGCCCACGTCGTCGATACTGTCGGGGCTGGCGATGGCTTTGCGGTTGGTTTAATATCCGGACTATTGGAAGGGCTATCATTGCCTGATGCCGCCAAACGGGCTTGTGCGATTGGGGCGTTGGCCGTGCAAAGTGCCGGCGATAGTGAAGGCTATCCAACAAACGATCAATTAAAACAATTCATGGAGGCGCAAAAATGACAGTTACGCTACAATTATTAGATGCCAACCAAAAAGTGGTCAAAGAACGCAGCGGGCAAACCGAAACGTATCTTGATTATCATTCACAATATACCTTTGGGGATGCTTATCAAGTCATTTGTGACCAAGCACCTTGCCATTTAATGGTGCAATTAGATCCTAGTTTGCAACCCGCACTAATTTATGTTGCTGGGGCACACTGGCGGTATCAAGTCCCCTTTAATTTGCAACGCGAATGGCCTTATCCTGATGGTGCCTTTTTAGGGAAGAACCACTACGCAACTGTCCGCCTAGCAACAGACGCCGAGATTCAAGCTGACAGAAACGTGGCTCAAAATAGTCATGATCAACACGATGATTCAGGTGCCTACCCACACGCGTCAGCAAACGCAGAAACACGCGGTGAAACAGTTTTTTACGCTAAAAATGCGATTGACGGCCTTGTGGCTAATGAAAGTCATGGTAATTATCCGTACCAATCATGGGGAATTGATCAGCAAGATGATGCTGAATTAACACTTGAATTTGGCCGCCCAGTCGTGCTTAATCGTGTGGGTATCGTTTTACGCGCTGATTATCCGCACGATAGTTATTGGACCGCAATGACAATTGTCTTTTCGGATGGTAGCCAAGAAGTGCTCGCACCACAAAAAGTCAGTGAAATGCAAAATTTTAGCTTCTCGGAACGAACGGTCACAAGTCTTAAATTAACAAACTTACAAAAGGATCAAGACTCATCAACTTTCCCAGCCTTAACTGAAATTGCTTGTTTTGGGCATGACGTTTTAGCCTAATAATCTGTATATCTGTTAAATCGTTCTTAAAATAGGGTATTGCTAAATCAATCGATAATCTGTAACATATTTCTTTATTCGGCAAAGTGGGGTAATGAATTGTGAATAAGAAGATGAAGATTGATCCAAACGAGTTTGCGCTTGCCGTGATTGGTGGCTCACCAATTACTGCTAGTGATGACACACGTGCCAGTAAAGACGCGTTGAAGCGCTACTTAACAGCCTATTATTTAATTGAACAGTTTAATGAATTGGAAGCAAGCCAATTTACGCTTGCTAAAAATCCTGATTTTAAATTATTGATGAAGGCTTTTGAGACGTTAAAATTTGACTAGCACGGACTAAAAAGCGCTGAGAATCGTAAAATGAATCGCAGCGCTTTTTGGTATGGAGACTGTCGTTTAAGAGAATAACAGTATATTTGATACTTAAATCATAAAATGGATGATTGGGAAAGTCTGTCAAAGGGGCTATATTAAACCTGTAAACGCTTACTTGAATTATCTTATTTAAAAGGGGATTACGTCATGATTGATAAAAAAATGAAGATTGATCCAAACGAATTTGCACTCGCTGTTGTTGGCGGAACAACATTACCAGAAGGTGACGATACAAGAGCTAGCAAAACAGCTTTGAAGCGTTATTTATCAGCTTATATGTTGATTGAAGAATTCAACGATTTAGAAGCAAGCCAATTCAGTATGCTAAAAAAAGCCGACAGAGAATTGTTGGCAAAAGCGTTGGATGGGATGAAGTTTGATTAATTAAAGAGGTCAAAATAAATAATTAAAGCCACGACAAATTTATGATTTGTCGTGGCTTTTTGTATGCTTAAATGCGTCATTGAAAACGTTTGCAAAGAATGCTTGCGAGGTGTATATTAAAGTTATAATTTT
This DNA window, taken from Latilactobacillus sakei, encodes the following:
- a CDS encoding 2-deoxy-D-gluconate 3-dehydrogenase, translated to MAQSIEEIKANEAALDQFKMNFFDLTGKVAVVTGGNTGLGQGYAVALAEAGADIFIPTFGTAEWDETRAMIEKRGRKVEFMDVDLTKEGVAEEVVKTVIEKFGHIDILVNNAGMIRRNPLLESSDKDWDMVININLNAVYHMSMAAAKEMAKQKSGKIINIGSMLSFQGGKFIPSYTASKHGVAGLTKSFASELGEYNIQVNAIAPGYIKTANTAPIRADKARNKEILDRIPAGHWAEPHELMGVAVFLASKASDYVTGHILAVDGGYLVR
- the rhaD gene encoding rhamnulose-1-phosphate aldolase; protein product: MTKFINSPLVKEVAKITFRLYDHGWDERNGGNVSYRILPEELTDYDDIQTVKRTIPINFDGRDLAGMYFLVSATGRYFKNIIDFPERDLGLVRITEDGKAVDLLWGYSDGAAPTSEFPTHLMGHQARLAEHSDQRVVMHCHPTNLIAMTFTQKLDEKIFSRILWKMQTESLVVFPEGIGIIPWMVPGTNQIGEATAAKLKDFRAVIWPQHGLFGTGATIDEAFGLIETIEKAAQIWTVIQQQGGKIEQTITDQDLLDLAKVFNVQPNRAFI
- the rhaB gene encoding rhamnulokinase: MGKKYIAIDIGASSGRLMLGYLQNEQLKIQELHRFKNDFHKENERDCWDIDYLVQQILLGLEKAKAQGIDSATLGIDTWGVDYILVGDDGQKLADPVSYRDHRTQSAFNELTAQYSKDYIYEKTGIQFLNFNTLYQLYSENQKMLQATDKILMVPDYLGYVLTGNSVTEVTNASTTQMLNLREGLFDNHLLEKLKVSAHQFPHLVEAGTYLGKITNKWHRQYAIPECDVITVATHDTASAVVGTPGVGDKWAFLSSGTWSLIGRELNVPENGQAAFEQNYTNEWGAYGTYRFLKNIMGLWMVQRIKAELKNKYSFAEMAALAAKEKPFQQFMDVNDDCFINPESMIQAIQDYCQKTGQKMPHSVGELVNAVYSNLALDYATQLGVLAEITAKPVEQLNIVGGGSNVAYLNQLTSDLAQMPVVAGPGEATAIGNLIVQMISTHELQDVAAGRKVIQASFDLKTFTPQTTYSDVLTNYQQFLKTLKEVASN
- the rhaM gene encoding L-rhamnose mutarotase, with product MKRIAQIMYLKPDQAAEYEKRHAQLWPEMQQALNQYGARNYSIFLEHATGHLFAYLEVKDEAQYQKIADTDICRKWWHYMAPLMKTNTDESPVAVDLQEVFHLEEEHHE
- a CDS encoding 2-dehydro-3-deoxygluconokinase; the protein is MTKSFLTIGEPMAVFSADEPDVSLEAAKHFTRYIAGAELNVAIGLARLKHQATYLTALGEDPFGVSIKQEIKDNQIDTQYIETMPDYWTGFYLKQRVTTGDPAVYFYRKNSAAAHFNQQIIDQVDFSQVGLIHLSGIMAGISENGLVAVQKLFEKAQANQITTTFDPNIRKPLWSSEEKMITTLNALAKEATIILPGINEGELLMGSRDPKAIADFYLNRSDITQTVIVKLGPAGAYIQTKAGESITVSGYHVAHVVDTVGAGDGFAVGLISGLLEGLSLPDAAKRACAIGALAVQSAGDSEGYPTNDQLKQFMEAQK
- a CDS encoding 5-dehydro-4-deoxy-D-glucuronate isomerase, which translates into the protein MTFSMQTNYSHSPEDIRHYSTEKLREQFLVEKLFNAGDILLTYTYNDRMIFGGVTPAAEPLEIKLDKDLGVDYFLQRRELGIINIGGAGSITIDGQKESMVQHDGYYVGMGIKHVVFESDDINNPAKFYVVSTPAHKNYPNKKLPFANALAKPIGDQAHMNKRTIYKYIDATQMDTCQLQMGYTVLEPGSSWNTMPAHTHARRMETYMYFEFSEPDTKVFHYMGAPEESKHIVMGNEQAVVNPSWSIHCGVGTTNYSFIWAMCGENQTYDDMDAVSMDDLK
- a CDS encoding L-rhamnose isomerase, with amino-acid sequence MNKVASAYEIAKERYAAIGVDTEAVLKALGQVKLSIHSWQGDDVHGFLFPNQELTGGIGVSGNYPGVATTPDQLSSDLSKALSLIPGQHKVQLHAIYAVTDQKKDLDELEPEDFKYWVDWAKKEGVGLDMNGTFFSHPMLKDGFTLASPDKAVRDFWIEHGKRSRKIANYFGKELGQQSVNNFWIPDGYKDNPIDKLTPRLRLIDSLDEIIKDPLPEQNTIETFEGKLFGTGVESYTVGSHEFYANYALTRQKLWTIDAGHFHPTEDVSDKFSAFLPFGKGLMLHVSRPVRWDSDHVVIMDDALIRMMRSLVRDDLLSKTNIGLDFFDATINRIAGWVIGARATQKAVLMGMLAPIDTLKAMEIDGDLTKRLAITEELKSYPFGAVWDEFCARQNVPVGTDWLADVDQYEKDVLLKR